TTGGACCTCAGGCTGAGAACAGCGAATGGGTCGAATACCAAGTTCATCACATATTTAACTCTTGGTTTGATTGGCGAAGAAAGTTCCGCCCGTTGGACGGCGCTGCGATCTCGACGGCCGATCAAGAAATCCCGGATTTCAAAAGACAACAAGCCTACACGGAAGAGCTTTTGACGGAGTTGGCAGAGCGTTTTGAACGTGAGATCCCAAAATTTTCTCCGCGGTACATAGGCCACATGTTTTCCGAAATAAGTCTTCCCGCACTGTTCGGCCACATTCTGACGTTGCTTCATAATCCAAATAATATTTCCGCCGAGTCTGCACCTGTCGGCGTTGAAATCGAAAACGAAGCGCTGCAAGAGCTTGCGAAGATGATGGGGTATAAAAGTGCCCTCGGGCATTTCACCAGTGGCGGCACAGTGGCGAATTATGAAATGCTCTTTCGTGCGCGAGCGAAAGTCGAACAGCGCGGGCATTCGATGGATTCCGCAGTCTTATTGGTGCCAGCGCATAAACACTATTCGTGGGTGAAGGGTGCATATGTTTTTGGTATCAAGAACTACTGGGCAATTCCGCTAGATGATGATGGACATTTAGACACGGCTGCGCTGTCAGGCCTCATCGATAAGGCGAACGCGGAAAATCGGCCGATCATTGGTGTGATCAGTGTACTTGGTACGACTGAAATGGGACTTCTTGATCCGATTCACAAAGTCCAAGCGGTGCTCGACGAAAAGCAGACACTTGGCCAAGCCATTTGGCACCACATTGATGCGGCTTACGGTGCATTTTTTAGAACAGTGATTGGCGACGATGAGGAAATTCAAAGCGTGCTTAGTCAAAGTGCAGTGGAGGCGCTAAAGGCGGTGCCGCTGGCGGACTCAATCACGCTTGATCCGCATAAGCTTGGGTATGTGCCCTATGCCTCTGGTGTATTTTTGTGTCGCGCGCGCGAAGACTATACGCAAGTTGCTTTTGGAGCACCGTACGTTAATTTTTCGGAACAGACGGACAAAGGTTTGTTCACACTTGAAGGTTCGCGATCGGCCACGGGGGCCGCCGCAACGTGGATGACGGCACGTGCGGTCGGCTTTGATCAAAAAGGTTACGGCCGTATCATTTCGCGCACCATTCGCATTCGTCGAGAACTAGAAACTGCGCTGTCGGCCTTAGAGGGCGTGCGCGTTGCGCCCAGAGCTGAAACGAATCTTCTTTGCTTTGCACTTGCCTACAAAGGCGACAGCATCGAGGTGGCAAATAAACGGGCGAATCGCTTTTACCAGAAGATGAATCAGTCAGATTCGCCGTTCTATGTTTCAAAAACAAAACTCAGCCTCAAGGACGACGCGCCGTACGCGAAGTACGTTAGAAAATGGATGGCCTCATTGGGGCTTGATATTTCACCAGAGGAGACATCAAAGGAACTTGTTTTGATCCGCTTGACGTTGATGAACCCGTTTATCGACAGCCAAGAACTAAAAACCCGACTAATGTCAGAATTCGTCAGCCTCGTCGAAAAGGAAAAGTAAGGAAAAATAAAGCTACTTTCTGCGAAACTTGATCTCGATCAAGGAATTGGGACTCGAAAACGGGCACTTTGATCAAAGATTGAGGTGCACAGGTGGCGGACTTTTCGCTGACTCTAAAGTCGGATTGGACCGAAGCTAAGAGAATTGAGCGCACTTTACGTGCGGTCGAAAACCTTACGCCTTTGGATTCCCTTTCGCTTGAAGATGCAGGAGAAGACCGGTCTGAAGCCGAGTTAAGGTTAGCGATTGCCTTAAAATGGATTCAAGAAACCTTTGGCGCCCGAGCCAAAATCTCGGTTTTAGGTAAGACCAAAGCGAAGGTCCGCATTGCCAGTGCGGGCTGTTGCGGTGTCTGCGGGGGAGGGGGGGACGAATGACTTTCGCGGGAATATCTCGGCAAACGACGATCGTTGGACTTCTTCTTAGTGGTCAAGCTTTTGCTTGGGTGTTGTGTTTCTTAGAGAAGGTTCTCGTCAATCATTTGGATCTGTCGATGGTTAAGCTTAATTGCACCGGCAGATTCAATTTCACTCAGGACGCGCGAAAAAGTTTCAGGACGCAGTCCAAGCATCAGTGCGACTTCGTGTTTCTTATGGGGCAACCGAATGAGTTCGCTTTCTTGTTCAATCACGAGGCGTTTAAGAAATGCAGCGACTCGTTCGCGTGCCGAGGAAAGGCTGATCGAATCAATGACCACATTCAAATGGTCCATCCATTTACAAATCGAACGCAATACCGACGGATAAAGCTTGGGATGTTTTTCAAGAATTTGATGCAGTCGGTCTTTGGGCAAAAAATAGAGCGTCAGGTCAGATGCGGCAGTCACCCAATCGGTCTGAAGCGCGCCGTCAATGGCAGAACGTTCTCCAAAGCAGTCGCCTGCTTGAAAGTGGTGTAAAATGAGTTCTTTTCCGTTTGAGTTTAATCGATGCGCCTTCGCGCGACCTTTTTGGATCAAAAATAAACCAGGTGAAAGTTCGTCACCCGAAATCACCAGCGAGTCTTTGGCGTGCTTTACTTGCGAAAGAGACCCAAGAATTTCTTCGGTGATGGTTTCTTCCATGGTCGAGCAGATGGGGCAGTTCAGTTCAGAGGAGTTCAATGACGCTCCAGGTGGGGGTGTTAATTGAGTATCGATGCGACGATCTTATCTTTATAATTGCAGTCGTATAAAAGTACGTGAAATTGAAAGGAATTGCTATGAGCATCAAGTTAAATCCCGGCAAATGGAAATCTGGCCTCGTTCCAGCTTCGTTTGTCATGGCCAGTATTGTTTTTTCGATGACCGCGCTGGCCGCTGTCGACATGAGTCTCGATATTAGTAAACTTCCCGTCGAGGAAGCGAAAGTGACCTACGCACCTGAAGTGCCGCCTGCGATTACTCGTAAAAAACCAGCACGGGTGAAGGTTACACTTGAAACTAAAGAGGTAAAAAAACGCCTGGCTGATGGCGTCGAATACACGTTTTGGACCTTTGGTGGGTCCGTACCGGGTCCGATGATTCGTATTCGCGAGGGTGACTATGTCGACTTTACGCTGGCGAACCACCCTTCTAGCAAAATGCCACACAACATCGATCTCCATGCGGTGACCGGTCAAGGCGGCGGCGCCGAGGGTTCATTCACGGCGCCTGGACACAGTTCGACCTTTTCGTTCCGAGCGTTAAATCCAGGACTCTACATTTACCACTGTGCGACCGCACCTGTCGGTATGCATATCGCAAATGGAATGTACGGGTTGATCTTAGTTGAGTCAGAAAAAGGTTTTCCAAAGGTCGACCGTGAATTCTATGTTCTTCAGAGCGAGTTCTATACGAAGGGTAAGCATGGTCAAAAAGGCCTGCAACCATTCGATATGGAAAAAGCCATCAAGGAACAGCCAGACTACGTTGTCTTCAATGGCTCCGTTGGCGCCCTTACTGGCGACAACGCGATCAAGGCACAGTCGGGAGAAACGATCCGCATTTTCGTCGGTAACGGCGGTCCAAACTTGGTGTCATCCTTCCACGTGATCGGTGAAGTGTTCGACAACGTCTACCAAGACGGCGGAACCAAGATCACTCAGAACAATGTGCAAACGACTTTGGTCCCTGCCGGCGGATCTTCGATCGTGGAGTTCAAAGCCGACACTTCGTCGAACTTGATTCTGGTTGATCATTCCATTTTCCGCGCCTTCAACAAAGGTGCGCTTGGAATGTTGAAAGTTGATGGAGGACATCGCCCAGAAATCTACACAGGTAAAACGGTCGATGCGGTCTACCTTCCCGAGGGAAGTGCGATCCAAACGATTCCGCAGGAAGCAAAGCTGGCAGCAAAGGCCATCACCTTTGAGCAGCGCGTGGCAGCTGGTAAAGTGACATATGCCAATAGCTGTGCGGCTTGTCACCAGGTCAATGGCCAAGGTGTTCCAGGCGCATTCCCACCGCTGGCGAAGGCGGATTTCTTGATGGCGGACAAGAAGCGATCAATCCGCGCGCTTGTTCATGGACTTGAAGGAAAGATTAAAGTGAATGGCGGCGACTACGATGGCGTTATGCCGGCGCTTGGGCTGGACGATGAAGACATCGCCAACGTCCTCACTTACGTGCGTAACTCTTGGGGTAACAAAGGTGATATGGTTAAACCTGGTGAAGTGAAAGCAGAACGAAAGTGATGTGTTTCGCAAAGGCGTTGCGCATTGGTGCTTCGCGATTGACCGCTGCAACTGCCTCTCTGTTTGTTTTCTTGATGAGCATAAACAGTGGGGCGGTAGAACTGAATTCAAATCGTGTTGTCGGTGGCGGCAACGGTGCGAAGTCGGTCACCCCAAAACAGGCAGCCCGGTCAGTTAAAATTTCAGGCGGAGTTTATTCTCCGCTGTTTCGGGAGCCCGACGAAGTAGATCGTCAGATCCCGCCGTTTAAGCTCGACAAGTATGCGGTCACTCGCGCGGAGTTTCAGAACTTCCTCGCCAAGAATCCACACTTTTTGTCGAAAGCGATGGCGGCACGGCTTGCTGACTCCAATTATCTTGAAGGTTGGATTGATGGCCAAGCCCCTGCTGGGACCTCTGATTGGCCGGTGACGTCCGTTTCGTGGTTTGCTGCGCGTGCGTATTGCAAATCGGTGGGTGGACACCTCCCGCGTGTCGATGAATGGGAATTCGCGGCGCGAGCGGAAAAAAAAGAAAATCTACAGCGAATTTTAGATTGGTATTCACAACCCGCAGACGCTCTTCGTCCTGTCAAAGCGCTTAAGCCTGATCCAGCGACGGGACTCGTGGGAATGCATGGAATTGTGTGGGAATGGGTTGAAGACTTTTCGTCAGTGATCGTGCAGGGGGATTCCCGGTCGTCTAACGACACAGACAAAGATCTGTTCTGCGCGGCGGGTGCAATGAAGGCGAAGCGTCCAGAAGAGTATGCCACGTTTATGCGGTTTGCGTTTCGTAGCAGTTTAAAGGCGAAGTCAGCGGCGCGGTCTCTGGGATTTCGCTGTGCTTATGATTGATCAAACCGAGTCCCTCGAAGGACTCTGATTGGAAGAGAAATGAATTTGTTTACTCGTAAAGTCGAAATTGGACTGACTATATGTGCAATTCTTTTTCTGGTCGCACAGCCCGTTGGCGCCCAAGTTCCTGCGCCTGTTAATGCGCAGGCTAGCGCCGCTGAAAAAGAAGATTCGATTTATGTATCCGAAGGAAAATGGGTCAGTCAGTCGAATGTCGAGCGGCGATTTAACGACCTGAAGGGTGTACCGCGTGTCATGACGATGGTCTTTACAAAGTGCCCGTCTGCGTGCCCGATGATTGTCAGTGACATAAAGAGACTCGAAGCTCAATTAAACAAAAAGGCCAAGGCGCAGGTACGGTTCACGCTTTTTTCGTTTGACCCAAAAAATGATCAACCGGAAGCGCTAGCTGCGTTTGCAAAAAAAATGAAGCTTGGACCGCAGTGGGACCTATTTGTTGCAAATGAATCTGATACTAGGGAACTCGCCGCGATCCTTGGTGTTCAATACAAACAAATTCCTTCAGGAGATTTTATTCACACGAACATGATGATCGCCGTCGATAGCGAAGGACGACTACTCGCCCAACGCAATGGTTTTGAAAAACCGGTAGATCCACTCGCAAAAGCGCTCAATCAGGCGACCGGTCGAAAGTGAGCTGGTTGACCAAAAGGTATTGCTGCTCGAAAGGGAGCTAAACATGGGAAGTGTCAAAATAGGTCTTATTTTGGGGTTATTGTTTGGCGGCATCAGAGTTTGGGCACAAACAGATCGGATTCAAATCGGTGGATCGGCCCGAGTACGTGCCGAGTTCAGAGACAACGCAGATTTCAGCAATACAACGGGCGATAAAGTCGATTTTTTCGGATCACGTTTTCGTCTCGACATGAAAGTTCATGCTGTCGAGAAAGTGATTGTCTTTTTACAACCTCAGTATTCAAAAATTTGGGGTGAGCCGGTGTTCGTTCCATCTGGGGTTGCGACCAACACGGCGGCAAATACCAGCGGAGCCACCAAAGATACACCCATCGATATTCATCAAGCCTACATGGCCTACCAGCCGGAAGAATCGTTTTCATTCATATTCGGGCGAAAGGAGCTGAATTACGGAGATGAGCTTCTTGTGGGAGGATTAGGATGGAGCAACTTCGGTCGCTCATTTGATCTTGCTTTAGCCAGCTATAAGCATTCTTACGGAATCGTGGATGTTTTCCACTCAATCGTCATCGACCGAAATACGACGGGTGCTGGCGCGGGGGATCGGGAATTTTCAGGAATTTATGCGTCTAACAAAATCTCTGAAGTGATGGCTCAAGCGGATGCCTACGTTCTATACTCAAGTGAGCCTTCGACCTCACCGTCTTCCACGACGACAGCTTACGGTATCCGGCTTAAGTCACCCGTTGGTCCCTTCGACTACCGTGGCGAAGCGACTTTTGAAAACGTAACTACTACAGAATCCACTGGGGAACGAAGCTACGACATTGAAGCGGGTTATACGCTCGATGCCGCGAACAAGCTTCGTTTCGCGGTCGAGTGGTTTAGCGCGAGTGCCGGGTTTGACCAGCTATTTCCCACGGGTCATAAATGGCTCGGATATGCCGACTTGTTTTCGCGGCGTAATATTCAAGGTTATCGCGCTAAAGTTACGGCCCAGATTTTTTCAAGTTTCGTTGCGGCTGTCGATTACCATCATTTTGAACGTCAAGATGTCGGCCGATCGGCCTATAAGATCAATGGGACATCGGCGTACGGCGTGACCGGTGACAGTGGCACGATCGCCAATGAATATGACATTGTGCTCACTTATATTTTGGACGAGAACTTTACTTTGGAAGGTGGTGCCTCGCTCATTATGCCGAGCGACTATTTAAAGAACAACGGAGCAAGCGACAATGCCTCGTTCTACTATCTACAGGCAGCGACTTCATTTTGAAAACGTACGGTATCTTAGATTTTTTTGCCTCCAGCGAATGCTTTTTCAATCGACCGGTCGAAAGTGAGCTGGTTGACGAATCGGGGATGCCGGTCGTTCATAGCTCCATACAAAGTCGATTGCTGACATTGGTGCTTTGAAGTCGACAGTTTTTCCGGGTGAACTGAATTCCCCTTTTGGCAGCAGGTTTCTTTTAAGTTGGAAGAACGTTGTTTCGACTTGAACAATTACCAGCGGGTCAGAAAAGCTGTGGACCAGCGTTCCGGTAATTTCAAAGGTTCCCTTACCTGCGAGAAAGCGGTCTGGCTTTTGCGGTTCGCCGACGGTGGCTGATGGCTGTTGAATCGATCCCATCTTTTGAGCTTTGCCAAGATCCAGCGTCAAGTTAATTGAATCACCGACATTTTTGCTTTCTAAATACGTAGCTTGCGCCTCTGAAAGTGCTTCGCCCTTTAGTTGGTAAAGTTGCAGTCCACTTAAGATTAGGAACACCGACGAATCAGTAGAGAACCCAACGGTCCCGCGAAGCTGAACCTTTTCACCCAGCACACGGAAATATTCTGGTTCTTTCAATGTCAGTTCTTGAAGGTCGCTCTTTTGGTGAATTTGAACATTCGGCCATTTTAGGTCAATTGCGCCTGCCGGTGGTGCGACTTCGGTTTCAATATTAGCGAGCGAAGCCTTCAGCAGGCGTATTTGCATCTCGGGTGAGAGCTTTGACCGGTTGATGCGAACAAAGAACTTCTCGGTCTGCATGACGAAGTGCGAATCGTCGGTTGTGGCGTGAACGCGGCCCTTGATGTTCGGTACCCTTTCAGCAGAACTTGCGGTTGTGCTGGCTGTGGTCGTCATTGATAAAACTGCGACTGAAGCGACTGTGACTAGCGTACATTTTTTCATCGCGTCCCTCTATTCGATTGAGAATTCAGTTCCCTTAATACAAGGCTGCTCTTGATCGAGGTGCGCAACAATCGTCAGGGGGGGCTGATTTTGAGTCAGAAAACGAGACAATGTACCCCATAGGCTTCGTGCCCCCTTTTAAGTCAGCGAATAGAACTAAAAACGCATAGGATCGCTATATGGGGCAAGACGCCGAAGTTCGACAGCCAGCTTGTCACGGGATATGCGTCAAGGCGCTAGACGGAACAGTGCTGTCACAAAACCTAAAATGTATCGAGATCTGCGGTGATATGCGTGGGCAGATCTGCGGAAAAGGCTGCATGTTAAATCGGGCGGCACATCCAGATTTTCCGGCTGTTGACGAAGGTGTATGCCACTTGAGTGGCATTTGGTCTGACGGACATTTAGTCGACGCCGTACTTATAAATGACGGTGAAAATCTAACGACGTATCTTTTAGACAAGCAATCGACGGTCGATCGGAAGCTTTTTCTATTAAGTCCGTATGGACTTTCAGATGCTGAGAAAAATGTCACGGAACTCCTTTTGGCGGGCCGAACCAATCGCGAAATTGCGACGGCGCTATATATTTCAATGAGTACCGTTCGCACCCATCTCGGCAACATCTACAAAAAAGTGCCGAAGGAAATTCGTATTCTGTTCTTTCGCTAAATCTCCCAGTCATGCGCCTTGAGCCCAGTTGATCCTTTATTTAATGAGAAGCAAGCGAGAGTCTTCGGTTGCTGACACCTCGTGCTCAACGTCTGCTGGAATCTCGAAGTAGCTCCCAGCAGGCATAAGGGTCGTTTCACCTTCTATCGTAAAGCGCACCGTGCCAGTGTGAACAAATAAAAAAGCTGGTGTATTAGTCTTATGCTTATCCAAGGTTTGGCCCTTAACAAAACCAAGGCCAACTACCTTGAATGCACCTGCGTGCAACACCCGAACCACCTTCTGTTTCAGATCTAGCTCTATTTCCCTGTCTAGCATTTTACCCATGATGAACCTCTCTTCGTCTCGGATTTGGTCGAGATATACGTTTATATTGCATTTTTATACGAATGTATATACCGTATTTGTATGAGTGCAAAAGATGACATCTACATTGCAGCAATCGAACTTTTCTCAAAACGAGGTTTTGACGGAGTTTCAATAAGAGATATCGCTACCTTGGCCAATGTGCATTTTGCCAGCATTCGGTATCACTTTGGCGACAAAGAAGACCTATATAATGCCTGTATTTCAAAGCATGGTGAAAGCCGACTTGTATCGGCAAGGCGGTTTTTGAGTGCCGAGCCTAAAAGCTCTGAAGATATGCGACTTCGCCTTGGATATGCGATTGACGATGTTTTTCGAATTCACAATGAGAATCCATTTTTAACAAAGCTGTTACTGGTCGAAGTAGAATCAGCGGATCATCGAGCGGATCTCGTTCTAAAAAAGACAATGGTTGCAATGACAGAAACCTATGCTCAGTTTTTCAAGGTTTGCCAAAAAAAGAAATTTCTTAACAGCAATTTAGATCCGCTTTTTGTGGCGCAGTCGCTGATGGGCATATTGCATCATTTTATGAGAACAGAATCAGTTAGAGAGCGACTTCTTGCTCACAAAAAACTGAAACACAACGAAAGCAAAGAACGTATGGTCGAAAACATAATTACCTTATTTCTTGGAAAGAAATAAAAGAGTGGAGAATCCCGTGAAAACTATTTTTGCCGCCTTAACGATAACACTTTTGTTAAGCAGTACATTTGCCGCCGAAAACCATCACGACCACAACAAGCCCACGTCCGAAGAAAAAAATGTCCATCCAAAAAGCGCATTGGTCCTAAATAGTGGTAAAAAATGGTCGGCCGATCAGGACATGAAAGAAAATATGGAGGCTATTTATAAGCAGTTCGTAATCTTCAATGAGCTATCAAAAACAAAAAAATCCACAAATAAAGACGCCATTCAGCTAAGCGCAGTTATTAACGCTTCGGCCGGAAATATTATAAGTAAGTGCAAAATGGAACCGAAGCAGGATCAGGCTTTTCATGTGATACTTTCCGACTTACTCGCTGTCGCCGCTGATTTAAAAAAACCAGCAAAAGTCGAGCTGGCAATAGAAAGTCTTTCGCGAGCGTTGAAGAACTATACCAAATACTTTGATCATTCTCTTCCAATCTAACTCATCAAACGGAAGGCGCTAAAATGGAAAAGACCGAAACAATGAAAACAAAACGACCAATTTTGATAACCTCGTTATCTATCGTCGCCGCTCTGTTCGGGATTGCTACTGTGAAAGAAGGTGGCACTGTTCTCTTTACGGAGGCGGGCCAGCAAGGCGCTGGAAACTTTGTTCCATTTGTCTTGTGGTTCAATTTTTTTGCCGGGTTTGTATATATCCTTGCTGGTATTATGCTTTTTAAGCTCAAAAGTTGTTCTCGAAAACTTTCAGCTGTGATTGCGATTGCTACGACCATTGTTTTCACGCTTTTGGGAGTCCACATTCTAAATGGGGGCGCATTTGAGTCCAGAACGGTTGTCGCTATGACTCTCCGATCTGGAATTTGGATAGCAATCGCACTTTTAGCATTCAGGGCAGAAGCGCTCAAGCCTGTCGATTGCAAATGCTAGTACGGAGGGAAAAATGAGAGGCTTTCTGGTATTGTTCCCTTTGTTCGTTCATATGAGTACTGCTGTCGCCAACGATCATGTTGAGTCATTGACCCTTGCTGTGGTCGAGCGCCAGGCATTAGATTTATCGTTCAATGCAAAAACGATAAATGCCGAGCTGGAAGCAGCTCGGAATAAAGCTGAGGCTCAGCAGTCTCTTCTCTTTCCGAAACTTTCACTGGATGGAACCTACAAGTTTATTTCGGAAGTTCCCACACTCAAATTTCCGGGAGGTGCGACCACTCCTTTTGGAGACCATCAAAACTATTCCATAGGCCCGACAATAACGTGGAACTTTTTGGATTTTGGCTCAACTAGAAAGCTGGTTGGTGGAGCAGAATCATTGAAAGCTTCAAAAGAAGCTGAGAAGCATTTAATCGAAAGACAAATACTACTCGGAGCTCGCTTAGCTTATTTTAAAATTCAGCTTAGAACCGAGCAGCAAAGGTTAGTGACGGACTCTTTGAAACTTGCAGAGTCTCAATATCGGGACATCCAACGTCGAAAGAATATAGGTTCATCAAATCGGATCGATTTACTTGCGGCACATAAAGAAGTATTAAATTTAAAACTACAATCTCGGCAATTGCAGTCAGATCTCTCTTTGGACTTTCGGGATATTTATGCGCTCATTGGTAAAAATGAATCATCGCATGTTCCGAGCTCAGGCGGCGTAGACCCCATTCAGACTTCTCTAATTACCCTCGGCAATTATGAAGATGCTCATTTTAACGAAAATGCCCTAAGTCAGCATCCTCTCGTAAAAGTACATTCGGCCAACGCGGAATCTCTTCGGTTAATATCAGAAAGTTTAAAAGCAAACGTACTTCCCAAACTATCGCTGTTTTTAAGATCATCAATCGACTATCCAAACGGACCAATTTTAGAAAACATCAATCAGAATACAGTTGGCCTAACCCTAAGTATGCCGCTTTATGAGGGGGGGCGCTCATCGAGTGAAGCCGCTGAAAAGCAGAACTTAGCCGTCGCAAGCGATAGTCGGCGTGAACAAGCTCGAATAGATATCTATCGAGATTGGCAGAAAGCTAAAGACCAACTTAAAGGCCTTCGTGAAAAACGTGAGATTCATGACGACTTAATAAAGGAAAGTGTTGAAAGGGCAAAATTAGTCTATGGGTCGTATCGCACCGGACGATCGAGTTTTTTAGAGGTTCAGAGTGCAAACCTACATGCGCTAGAGGCCAAGGTCCAGGCCACAACCAATGACGTTCAAATTCTAATTCAACTGGCCCATCTGGCAAGTATGTCTGAGGAGCAATAAGAATGACTTCGAAAAAGCCTTTCAATAAAAAACTTTTACTTCCGGTTCCTTTGATTTTGATCGCGATCATTGCTTACTTTTTTCTGGGACGAAAATCAGAGTTTCACTATGTTGGGACCGTCGAAGCCACAAAAACCGACATATCGTCTCGAATTTCTTCCGTAATTTCCTCATTTCCAGCGCGCGAAGGTTCCAGGGTAAAAAAGGGCGACCTCCTTGTTCAGATGGCCTGCGAAGATACTAAGCTCATTCTAGATTCAACAAAAAAAGATTTTGAACGTGCCGAAAGGCTTTTTCGGATTGGGTCCCTGTCTCAGGAAAATTTCGACCACCTCAAAACAAAAAAAGACGAATCCTCTTTGAAAATGGATTGGTGTTCAATTGTCGCTTTGAAAGACACCTCCGTTCTCAACACTTACCGCGAGGAGGGCGAATACGTTAATCCAGGCACCAAGCTGCTCACACTTGTTAATCTGTCTGAGGTCTGGACCGTTATTTATGTTCCCCAGCTTGTTCTTTCTCAGATTTCGATCGGAAAGAAGGTTACTGGATTCCTGCCGGAGTTAAACATGCGTCCTTTTGAGGGCAAAATTTCCTATATTAGTGATGCCGCCGAGTTTACGCCAAAAAACGTTCAAACTCGTGAAGAGCGAACACGATTAGTATTTGGTGTTAAAATAACGTTTGTGAACCCTGATGAGCTACTAAAGCCAGGTATGTCCTTAGAAGTTAAGCTGGAGTAGTGAATGCAACAAAACAGCATTGGCATCAAAGTTTCGAACATCAAAAAAAAACTTGGTATTAACCAGGCCCTCGACGGAATTTCCACAAACTTTTCTGATGGGCTTCTACACGGTGTCATTGGTCCAGAAGGTGCTGGAAAAACAACGCTCCTAAGGACTCTGCTTGGCCTCCTGAAACCAGACCAAGGCGAGATTCAATTTACAAATTACGGCAGTATAATTCAGTACAAAGACATTCGTTCATCAATTGCCTATATGCCACAACAGCAAAGTCTTTACGCTGACCTTTCGGTCTCGGAGCACCTTGATTTTTTCTGCGACCTCTATCAAATCCCAACTGCCATTTATCAAAAACGTCGAGAAGAGCTTTTGCATATTACTCGCCTAGACAAGTTTACTGACCGACCGGCGGGGAAGCTATCCGGCGGGATGTACAAGAAACTTGGCCTGATGTGTGCGTTGCTCCAATCTCCGTCGGCAATTTTATTAGATGAGCCCACAAACGGAGTCGATCCAATAAGTCGACGAGAGTTTTGGGACTTACTTTATCGACTTTCAAAAGAAAAAATACTCATCATTTTCGCCACTGCCTATATGGACGAAGCTGAGCGTTGTGATCGCGTCCATGTTTTGTCGTCGGGGTCTCTAATAGCGGAGGGAACTCCACGTGGTATTCTCGAGCGAGAAAATGTTAAAAATTACGACGCCCTTTTTTTAAAAAAGGCAGCTGAAGGTATGTTGTGAAGAACCTTAGTGCGGTTTCGGTCGATGTATCAGAACTCACGGTAAAATTTGGTGACTTTGTTGCGGTTAACAATATTTCTTTCTCTGTTGGGACAGGCGAAATATTTGGATTTTTAGGAGCTAATGGCGCCGGAAAAACAACAACCATTCGCGTTTTGTGCGGTCTCTTGGTTCCAACCTCAGGCCGGGTTCAAATTTCTGATGTCAGTTTTGAAGAAGGCAGCGAGGCGATGAAATCCAAAGTCGGCTACATGTCGCAAAAATTTACCCTCTACAATGATTTAACGGTCGACGAAAATTTCGCATTTACGGCGAGCCTGAGGAAGCTGCCCAGATTAACCCTAAATAAACGTAAAGACGAACTCCTCGAA
The window above is part of the Deltaproteobacteria bacterium genome. Proteins encoded here:
- a CDS encoding TetR/AcrR family transcriptional regulator; its protein translation is MSAKDDIYIAAIELFSKRGFDGVSIRDIATLANVHFASIRYHFGDKEDLYNACISKHGESRLVSARRFLSAEPKSSEDMRLRLGYAIDDVFRIHNENPFLTKLLLVEVESADHRADLVLKKTMVAMTETYAQFFKVCQKKKFLNSNLDPLFVAQSLMGILHHFMRTESVRERLLAHKKLKHNESKERMVENIITLFLGKK
- a CDS encoding TolC family protein translates to MRGFLVLFPLFVHMSTAVANDHVESLTLAVVERQALDLSFNAKTINAELEAARNKAEAQQSLLFPKLSLDGTYKFISEVPTLKFPGGATTPFGDHQNYSIGPTITWNFLDFGSTRKLVGGAESLKASKEAEKHLIERQILLGARLAYFKIQLRTEQQRLVTDSLKLAESQYRDIQRRKNIGSSNRIDLLAAHKEVLNLKLQSRQLQSDLSLDFRDIYALIGKNESSHVPSSGGVDPIQTSLITLGNYEDAHFNENALSQHPLVKVHSANAESLRLISESLKANVLPKLSLFLRSSIDYPNGPILENINQNTVGLTLSMPLYEGGRSSSEAAEKQNLAVASDSRREQARIDIYRDWQKAKDQLKGLREKREIHDDLIKESVERAKLVYGSYRTGRSSFLEVQSANLHALEAKVQATTNDVQILIQLAHLASMSEEQ
- a CDS encoding efflux RND transporter periplasmic adaptor subunit; translation: MTSKKPFNKKLLLPVPLILIAIIAYFFLGRKSEFHYVGTVEATKTDISSRISSVISSFPAREGSRVKKGDLLVQMACEDTKLILDSTKKDFERAERLFRIGSLSQENFDHLKTKKDESSLKMDWCSIVALKDTSVLNTYREEGEYVNPGTKLLTLVNLSEVWTVIYVPQLVLSQISIGKKVTGFLPELNMRPFEGKISYISDAAEFTPKNVQTREERTRLVFGVKITFVNPDELLKPGMSLEVKLE
- a CDS encoding ABC transporter ATP-binding protein; protein product: MQQNSIGIKVSNIKKKLGINQALDGISTNFSDGLLHGVIGPEGAGKTTLLRTLLGLLKPDQGEIQFTNYGSIIQYKDIRSSIAYMPQQQSLYADLSVSEHLDFFCDLYQIPTAIYQKRREELLHITRLDKFTDRPAGKLSGGMYKKLGLMCALLQSPSAILLDEPTNGVDPISRREFWDLLYRLSKEKILIIFATAYMDEAERCDRVHVLSSGSLIAEGTPRGILERENVKNYDALFLKKAAEGML